The genomic region AGCACCCTGGCCGCCGTAGGCGGTTTGGAGATTGCCGGTATCTGCGGTCTTTGCCTGGGTGCGGCAGCCTCCCGTATTCCGGTAGTGGTCGATGGATTCATTTCTTCCGCCGGAGCCCTGGTCGCCTGCCGATTATGCCCGTCCGTCCGGGAGTATCTCTTTTTCAGCCACCTGTCCGAGGAAGCCGGGCATGCCACCTTTTTGCGGCTTTTTAAAGTGGAACCGATCCTGGATTTGAAGATGCGTCTCGGGGAAGGCACCGGTGCCGCCCTGGCCATGTCTATCATCGAGGCCTCGGTGAAGATTTATAACGAAATGGCCACTTTTGCCTCGGCCGGGGTGAGTGATAAAGCATAGATACTGAAAACCTGGAATCCAGAATTCTGGATTCTAATCATCGCAGAAGATCAAGGGCGGTCTAACCATTCTGAGATCGAGTATCCTGTCCAACACGCTCCTGTTTTTACTTCGATTTCCCGCGCTTCCGCTTGCGGCCCATAACCCGTTTCAGGGCCACCCGGGCCTTGGTCAGCGGGGTGATTTTACCGCCTTCGAATCGGACCCGGAATTCGACATAGAACTGAGAAAGGGATTTCAACGTCCATTTAAATAGTTCATCGCGCCCCGTGGTCTCTCCCCGACAAACGTGATGATGACAGCCGATGGCCACGGCTTGAACCGGAACGAGCAGTTGAATCTTTGACAGATCCTCCATCTCAAGGGGTTTTTCCGCTGATTCCATCTCCATGGCCGCCGCCCGGACGTCGTGTCTGTCCCGGGCATATTCCTCAAAGCGCAGGGAGATCAGTTTTTCCCAATCCTTGAGATACCCGGCCTCCACACCCAATGTCCTTAAATGATTTACATAGGCCTTGGGGATTTTTGTGTTCAAATTCTTGAGATAGCCGCGGAACTCATCGACTACCCGGAGATCAGGGGCTTCCAGGAGAAGCATGATAAGAGCCAGATGGGCTACAACCAGTTCATTAAAGATCCGGTCCTGCTCCACCTGACTGATTTGTTCGAACCCGGCCAATTGCCGGAAAGATTTGTCTTGAAACAGTTGGAAGGCGGACGAGGCACAGGCCTGCGACAAACCAGCCGCCGTGGTTTCAGCCATCTGATCGATGGATTCAAATTGGGGTTTATCCATAAATTATCCTTTCTGATCAGGCAAAGATATTTTTATTTCCAATCCCTTTTCCAGATTATAAGCCCCAATGGTTCCGCCATGCCGCTCAATGATCTTTTTGGCAATGGCCAGGCCCAGCCCTGAACCGGCGGCCTTGGATTGTTTAGCCCGATGGAAGGGGTCAAAGATCCTGGAAAGCTCGCTTTCGGGTAATTCCTCGAAGGTGTTGGTTATACTTATCTCTAAAAACCCAGGGGATTGTTTCGATAGGATATGGATCTGACCTTTTTCTGGTGTGAATTTGACGGCATTATCAAGAAGGTTTAAAAAGACGGTGGTCAGGGCTTCTTTATCCCCGAAAAAGGTGGGGAGTAATGAAATGTCCGACACAACCCGCAGATCCTTTTTCTGGATCACCGGTTGAAATCGTCGAAGAAGCTCCCGGATAACTTCCGAAGGGTCAAAAGGTGCGAAGATCAGGGGTGCTCCTTGCATATCCAACTTGGACAATTCCAGGATTCGACCGATGAGATGATCCAGTTCCTGGATATCTTCCCGTATTTCATCCAGGTGTCTTTCATAAAAAGCAGCCTCCCCTTGTTCCAGTTTTTCCCGGAGCATTTCTTCGGAAATCCTGATCCTGGTGAGAGGCGTGCGCAGCTCATGAGAGACATGGGCCATAAGCTCCCGGGCGTTCCCAATCATAGTTCCCAGTTTATCAGCCATTCGATTAAAGGCCTGGGCCAGGTCACCGATCTCATCTTTGCCCCTGACATCCGCCCGGCAGGAAAGATCCCCCTCGGTTATGGTTAAGGCCGACTGGCGGAGTTTTTCAAGACGACTAGTAATGATCCGTGATACGGGAAGGATCAGCAAAGCGGCCACCAGACCGATAATGAAAAGTCCCAAAGCAAAGCCTTGTTTGGGACGAGGGGGCCCTTGCGGTCT from Deltaproteobacteria bacterium harbors:
- a CDS encoding HAMP domain-containing histidine kinase encodes the protein MTPGKLYIKILLSFLAVFFTALIVIFALFLALPGKHFTAHLEESTRTKALIIKKVVEDKIHSEPVADWHKNEQLKNFILDFGSVLGARLWLQKPDGTILLKSFPGEIPDLVSRLRKKPSLTRGNITIYRQRDLDYYAVMPIAFGGGETGHIHVLFDRPQGPPRPKQGFALGLFIIGLVAALLILPVSRIITSRLEKLRQSALTITEGDLSCRADVRGKDEIGDLAQAFNRMADKLGTMIGNARELMAHVSHELRTPLTRIRISEEMLREKLEQGEAAFYERHLDEIREDIQELDHLIGRILELSKLDMQGAPLIFAPFDPSEVIRELLRRFQPVIQKKDLRVVSDISLLPTFFGDKEALTTVFLNLLDNAVKFTPEKGQIHILSKQSPGFLEISITNTFEELPESELSRIFDPFHRAKQSKAAGSGLGLAIAKKIIERHGGTIGAYNLEKGLEIKISLPDQKG